The following are from one region of the Halosolutus amylolyticus genome:
- the trpG gene encoding anthranilate synthase component II, whose product MSATGEEPAVDSTAESDPLTVLFVDNYDSFTYNLVEYVSQQDGTETEVLKNTASLDDVRAVDPDAIVISPGPGHPKNDRDVGVSMDVLREVSPEVPTLGVCLGLEAAVYEYGGSIGRAPDPIHGKASAVDHDGKGAFDGLEQGFRAGRYHSLVATDVPDCFEVTATADHGTETLVMGVHHREYPIECVQFHPESVLTAVGHDVIENFLASI is encoded by the coding sequence ATGAGCGCGACGGGCGAGGAGCCAGCCGTCGATTCGACCGCGGAGTCGGACCCGCTCACCGTGCTGTTCGTCGACAACTACGACTCGTTCACCTACAACCTCGTTGAGTACGTCAGCCAGCAGGACGGCACCGAAACCGAGGTCCTGAAGAACACGGCGTCGCTCGACGACGTCCGGGCAGTCGATCCCGACGCGATCGTCATCAGCCCCGGACCCGGCCACCCGAAGAACGACCGCGACGTGGGAGTCTCGATGGACGTCCTCCGCGAGGTCAGTCCCGAGGTGCCGACGCTCGGGGTCTGTCTCGGCCTCGAGGCCGCCGTCTACGAGTACGGCGGCTCGATCGGCAGGGCACCGGACCCGATCCACGGCAAGGCCTCGGCGGTCGACCACGACGGGAAGGGTGCCTTCGACGGCCTCGAGCAGGGCTTTCGCGCGGGACGGTATCACTCGCTGGTCGCGACCGACGTGCCGGACTGTTTCGAGGTGACGGCGACGGCCGACCACGGGACCGAGACGCTCGTCATGGGCGTCCACCACCGCGAGTACCCGATCGAGTGCGTGCAGTTTCACCCCGAGAGCGTGCTCACGGCCGTCGGACACGACGTGATCGAGAACTTCCTCGCGTCGATCTGA
- the trpE gene encoding anthranilate synthase component I, producing MTDSDTPTLDVDRDEFIDHAGGREERPAVVRAVATFDLDTSPLAAYAALTGRSNGSDRDRSSYAFLLESAEKTASSDPDGAFRPSSAEAERHARFSYVGYDPEAVVTVGPEGTTVEALSADAPTDLIDPDVEGDTIDALRGALPDVRLANLPEHDRQHLEGGLVGFIAYDAVYDLWLEEVGLERPESRFPDAQFVLNTKTLAFDELEGTVSLVFTPVLEADDDPNAVYDELRSEAAAVADTLREAEPPETGGFVRDSEVAGPKAEYEESVRRAKEHVLDGDIYQGVVSRTRELYGEIDPIGFYEAMRDVNPSPYMYLLEHDDRTVVGASPETLVSVRGREVMANPIAGTCDRGASPVEDRRLAGEMLADEKERAEHTMLVDLARNDVRRVAEPGSVRVDEFMNVLKYSHVQHIESTVTGDLAADADAFDATRASFPAGTLSGAPKIRAMEIIDDLEANPRGLYGGGVGYYSWTGDADFAIVIRTATVEAGAAPRAAGEREGEPRPETDRITVQAGAGLVADSDPEAEYEETEKKMGGVLAAIEAIERDGAETGTARDTPVEDLETTPEVGR from the coding sequence ATGACCGACTCCGACACCCCCACGCTGGACGTCGATCGAGACGAATTCATCGACCACGCGGGCGGACGCGAGGAGCGCCCGGCGGTCGTCCGCGCCGTCGCGACGTTCGATCTCGATACGTCACCCCTGGCGGCGTACGCCGCGCTCACCGGCCGATCGAACGGGAGCGACCGCGACCGATCGTCGTACGCGTTCCTGCTCGAGAGCGCCGAAAAGACGGCCTCGAGCGACCCGGACGGCGCGTTCCGGCCGAGTTCCGCCGAGGCCGAGCGCCACGCCCGGTTCTCCTACGTCGGCTACGATCCCGAGGCCGTGGTGACGGTCGGCCCCGAGGGAACGACCGTCGAGGCCCTCTCCGCGGACGCCCCGACCGACCTGATCGACCCCGACGTCGAGGGCGATACGATCGACGCGCTCCGGGGTGCGCTCCCCGACGTCCGACTCGCGAACCTGCCGGAACACGATCGCCAGCACCTCGAGGGCGGTCTCGTCGGCTTCATCGCCTACGACGCCGTCTACGACCTCTGGCTCGAGGAGGTGGGTCTCGAGCGGCCCGAATCGCGGTTCCCGGACGCCCAGTTCGTCCTGAACACGAAGACCCTCGCGTTCGACGAACTCGAGGGAACGGTCTCGCTCGTCTTCACGCCGGTACTGGAGGCCGACGACGACCCGAACGCGGTCTACGACGAGCTCCGATCGGAGGCCGCCGCGGTCGCGGACACCCTCCGTGAGGCCGAGCCCCCGGAGACGGGCGGGTTCGTCCGTGACTCGGAAGTCGCCGGGCCGAAAGCCGAGTACGAGGAGAGCGTCCGGCGGGCGAAAGAGCACGTCCTCGACGGCGACATCTACCAGGGCGTCGTCTCGCGGACGCGGGAACTGTACGGCGAGATCGATCCGATCGGCTTCTACGAGGCCATGCGCGACGTGAACCCGTCGCCGTACATGTACCTGCTCGAGCACGACGACCGCACCGTCGTCGGCGCGAGCCCCGAGACGCTGGTCTCTGTGCGCGGGCGCGAGGTCATGGCGAACCCGATCGCCGGCACCTGTGATCGGGGAGCGAGTCCCGTCGAGGATCGCCGACTCGCGGGCGAGATGCTGGCCGACGAGAAGGAACGCGCCGAGCACACGATGCTCGTCGATCTCGCACGAAACGATGTGCGCCGCGTCGCCGAACCGGGATCCGTCCGGGTCGACGAGTTCATGAACGTCCTCAAGTACAGCCACGTCCAGCACATCGAGTCGACCGTGACGGGTGACCTGGCGGCCGACGCGGACGCGTTCGACGCGACCCGCGCCTCGTTCCCCGCCGGAACCCTCTCGGGCGCGCCGAAGATCCGGGCCATGGAGATCATCGACGATCTGGAAGCCAACCCCCGCGGACTCTACGGCGGCGGCGTCGGCTACTACTCCTGGACCGGCGACGCCGACTTCGCGATCGTGATCCGGACGGCTACGGTGGAAGCAGGCGCGGCGCCACGCGCCGCAGGCGAGCGGGAGGGAGAGCCGCGACCCGAGACCGATCGGATCACGGTCCAGGCTGGCGCAGGACTCGTCGCGGACAGCGACCCCGAAGCCGAGTACGAGGAGACCGAGAAGAAGATGGGCGGCGTGCTCGCGGCGATCGAGGCGATCGAACGCGACGGGGCCGAGACGGGTACCGCGAGGGACACCCCGGTTGAGGACCTCGAGACGACCCCGGAGGTGGGCCGATGA
- a CDS encoding phosphoribosylanthranilate isomerase: MTRVKICGLTTDDDLETAIDAGADAVGIICDVPVDTPREVSRERAAALAAAVPPFVTSVLVTMPETPGEAIDLVEAVAPDAIQIHGGLSVEELATVRAAVDAEILVAIDADEAETAARYDDVVDALLVDSTSDDGGGGTGDTHDWERTRAVATDLDVPLILAGGLTPDNVAAAVRTVDPFAVDVASGVEAEGGVKDDDAVRSFVDRATTATRSVHTSSP; encoded by the coding sequence ATGACGCGCGTGAAGATCTGTGGCCTGACCACCGACGACGACCTCGAGACGGCGATCGACGCCGGCGCCGACGCCGTCGGGATCATCTGTGACGTGCCCGTCGACACGCCGCGGGAGGTCTCGCGGGAGCGGGCCGCGGCCCTCGCGGCGGCCGTCCCGCCGTTCGTCACGAGCGTGCTGGTGACGATGCCGGAGACGCCCGGGGAGGCGATCGACCTCGTCGAGGCGGTCGCTCCCGACGCGATCCAGATCCACGGCGGGCTGTCAGTCGAGGAACTCGCCACGGTCCGTGCGGCCGTCGACGCGGAGATCCTGGTGGCGATCGACGCCGACGAGGCCGAGACCGCCGCGCGGTACGACGACGTCGTCGACGCCCTCCTGGTCGATTCGACGAGCGACGACGGTGGCGGCGGAACCGGCGACACGCACGACTGGGAGCGGACCCGGGCCGTCGCGACCGATCTCGACGTGCCGCTGATCCTCGCCGGGGGCCTCACCCCCGACAACGTCGCGGCGGCCGTCCGGACCGTCGATCCATTCGCCGTCGACGTCGCGAGCGGCGTCGAGGCCGAGGGAGGCGTCAAGGACGACGACGCCGTGCGATCGTTCGTCGACCGGGCGACGACCGCCACCCGATCGGTACACACCTCCTCACCATGA
- the trpD gene encoding anthranilate phosphoribosyltransferase yields the protein MQEYVKRVTDGEDLSQADARAASTAVFEDATEAQIGALLAGLRAKGETEAEIAGFAEGMRAAARTIDPDRTPLVDTCGTGGDDYDTINVSTTSAMVAAGAGVPVAKHGNYSVSSSSGSSDVLEELGVTLDVEPSAVEASIEERGIGYMHAPAFHPAMKAVIGPRRELEMRTIFNVLGPLTNPAGANAQVIGVYDPDLAPVLANALARMDVDRALVVHGAGTDEIAIHGETAVAEVDGEDVEEYTLEPADLGLAEHDIADIAGGTPAENAADLRGIVEGDVAGAKRDVILANAGAAVYVAGEADSLQAGADAARAAIDSGDAARTLEKLRTGQEPTVADVDGR from the coding sequence ATGCAGGAGTACGTCAAACGGGTGACCGACGGCGAGGATCTCTCACAGGCAGACGCTCGCGCGGCCTCGACGGCCGTCTTCGAAGACGCGACTGAGGCACAGATCGGCGCGCTGCTGGCAGGACTGCGTGCGAAAGGCGAAACCGAGGCCGAGATCGCCGGCTTCGCGGAGGGGATGCGCGCGGCCGCCCGGACGATCGATCCCGACCGGACGCCGCTGGTCGACACCTGCGGCACGGGCGGCGACGACTACGACACGATCAACGTCTCGACGACGAGCGCGATGGTGGCCGCCGGCGCGGGGGTGCCGGTCGCCAAGCACGGCAACTACTCGGTCTCGTCGTCGTCGGGGAGTTCCGACGTGCTCGAGGAACTCGGCGTCACGCTGGACGTCGAGCCGTCGGCCGTCGAGGCCTCGATCGAGGAGCGGGGGATCGGCTACATGCACGCGCCCGCGTTCCACCCCGCGATGAAGGCCGTCATCGGCCCCCGTCGCGAACTCGAGATGCGGACGATCTTCAATGTGCTCGGCCCCCTGACGAATCCCGCGGGGGCGAACGCACAGGTCATCGGGGTCTACGATCCCGACCTGGCCCCCGTCCTCGCGAACGCGCTCGCGCGAATGGACGTCGATCGCGCGCTGGTCGTCCACGGCGCGGGAACCGACGAGATCGCGATCCACGGCGAGACGGCCGTCGCGGAGGTCGACGGCGAGGACGTCGAGGAGTACACTCTCGAACCGGCGGATCTCGGACTCGCCGAACACGACATCGCGGACATCGCGGGGGGAACGCCGGCGGAGAACGCGGCCGACCTCCGCGGGATCGTCGAGGGGGACGTGGCCGGCGCGAAACGCGACGTCATCCTCGCGAACGCCGGCGCAGCGGTCTACGTCGCGGGCGAGGCCGACTCCCTCCAGGCCGGCGCCGACGCCGCACGGGCGGCGATCGACTCTGGCGACGCGGCGCGGACGCTCGAAAAACTCCGGACGGGACAGGAGCCAACCGTGGCGGACGTGGACGGCCGATGA